The genome window TCCGCCTGCATCTGGTCACGATACTGCTGTACCAACTTATACTCCGTTTGGATGCGGTTCATATCCACGGAGGCGAATCGGATATCGCCAGGGGCACTTTTGGCATCGGCGAGGGCGTGGGAAAGGGAGGCCACGATGCCCCAGACAATCGCAGCTAGTACAATCCAGTACAGCATGGATCGGTTATCGTGTGAACGCATAGTTCTTCTCCTCGTTAGGAAGTATGGATTTTTATGTTTAAACACTTTCCTGCGTGCAACAGATGTTGTTTCTTGCTTCAAATTCCAAGCAAGTAAGAAGATCTTATCATTATAGCTGGAACCGGAAGGTTTTTCGTACTCGCCGGTTTTTGGTGCATCATTTACTATTACGGAATCTCCAGTGATAAGCTCCTCTATGAGATTTAAAAGGTAGAGCCGAAGCTGAAGTGAATGCGGCCTCCCTCACTTCCGATGCCATAGTCGAGGCGGATGAGCCCTAAGGGGGTCACAATGCGCAGGCCCGGCCCTACCCCAATGTAAGGGTGAAAACCTCGCTGTGAAAATCCGTTAATATTCACGTTGCTGTAGGGCCCGCCCCAGGCATCACCGATATCCATAAAAAGGACGCCAGTGAACTTGGGCGCAAGAGGTTGCCGCAATTCAATAGAGGTAAGGAACTCGTACTTGCCCCAAAACCGGTCGTCACGATAACCGCGCAGGGTGTCGGCTCCGCCCATGAAGAACTGTTCGAAGAAGGGTAGCGTCCCGGTAGAAGCCCCAACGAGCGCGCGCAGAGCCAACACGGTTTCGGGTTTCGTGGGGTCGTTGAGCGGTCGTTGGCCGCTGAGGCTGAAGTACTGGCGTGCTTCGAGGCTCGTGCGAAGGAAGTTGGTGCTGCCCGTGATGGTGCCGGTAACGGGAATGCCGAAGATAGTGCGAGGCGTGCTGAGGTCGGCATGGCCGATCTCGAGGCCGATCTGTTGCACACCGCCTTTTGAGGGATCGAGATAGAGGTCGCGTGTGTCGTGGCTGATGAAGCCCGTGACGGACACGATGGGGCCGTTTTGAATGATGCTGAGGTCTTGGGGGGGTAAGTTCAGCAAGTCGGTAGTTACGTTTTCGGCACGAAGAGATAGGGAGGCGCTGTAGAAGCGCCCGAAGGGGCGGGTTGCGGTGACGATGCCACCAGCGCGCTGTTCGGTATAGTAGTTATTGGTAATAGAAGCCGTTGTGCCTGGAATGGGTGCGATGGGGCTTGCAGCGCTCAGGGCGCTGGAAAACCGATAGACCGTTTTGTCGTAAAGCTGCACATCGAGGTTGGTGTTGCGGCCGCCGAGGTAAGGTTCATCGAAGTCAAGCTCAACGCTACTCCGATCCGCGAGGCCACCTAGCTCCCCTCGCAAAGCAACACGTTCGCCTAACCCTCGAAAGTTGTTATCGGATAGTTCAACAAACCCAATAAAGCGTGCTGTGTCGCTATATCCTGCTCCCGCGTGGATCTCGCCTGTGCGCTTTTCTGTAAAGTTGAGGGTGATGGCGATCTGCCCTGTCCCTACCACTGTTACGGAGGGCCGTACATCGTCGAAAAGCCCAGTATTAAGGAGAGCCACCCGGTCTTGGGCCAACGTATCGGTGTTAAAGTAGCCACCTACGCGTGTTTTGATAACGTGCATAATATAGGATTTACGAGTTTTATGCAACCCAACGAAATCGAGGCTAGCCACTTTCGCAACGATGATGTTGATGTGAAGCACGCCCGCGGCATCAATCGGCACGTCCTGGCTAAACGAGGCAATGTAGTGCTGCTTCTGATAGAGGTCTATGATAGCGTTGGCGTCGGTGAGGAACTGTTTGCTGTTGAACACGTTGCCCGGCTTCAGCCCCTGCAGTTGAGCCTCTACGACTTCCGGTTTTATAGGACCTGTTCCGGTAATGCTAATATTGGTGATCATCGGGTTTTCGTCTACCGCAATAATCACCTTGCAGGTGCCGTTAGGCGGGTTCGGCTCTTCTGCGTAGACATTCACGCCGTTGCGCGGGTCTGGGTCGAGCACACCAAAGTAGCCGGTATCTAGCAGGTTCTGTTCCATCTGGGCCTGGAGTTGTGGGGTAAAGAGGTCGCCCACTTTAGCTCCGCTAGCGCTAATGATGAAGACGCTGTTGAGGTTATGGTTTCCGCGCACCTCGATATCAGCGATGCGTGGGGCTTGTTGGGCAGTTTGTGGCGAAGCCGTTAACGAATCGGGAGCTTGGGGAAGCAGAGCACTTTTCGCCTGATGCGATACCGTTATCAGCAGGATGCTGAGAAGAAGCGATACATGTGAGGCAAATTGTTTCCCAATGGGCCGAAGGCTCATTTGCTGTGGAACACTCCTTTGGTCACGCGCCAGGAGGCGCGTACGAGTAGAGAATTCGTAAGTCGCAACAGAGTTTACCCTTTTTGGGCCTCAAATTAGATTACGACCGATAGTAGGGCTCTAGCTTACGTCGCAGCATGGCACGCGCTCGGGAGAGGCGGGTTTTTACGTTTTCAAGGCTTAGGCCGGTGGCCTCCACGATTTCGTTATAAGAGAGTTGTTGAAATTCGCGCAGAATAATGACCTCGCGATACTCAATAGGTAAGGAATCGATGGCGGCAAGGATTTTCTGGTGCAGCTCTTTTTGTTCGAGCACTTGCTGAGGGGAATGAGTCCAATCCGCAATATCACGTGTGGTGAAGGAATCGTCGTCAGGGTCGGTCATCTGTTCGAGCGACTCGATTCGAATATGGCGTTGGCGCTCACGGCGACGCAGGCGATTAATGCAGAGGTTGCGCGCTATCTGATAGAGCCAAGTGAAAACCTTTGAGTCGCCGCGGAAGTTTGCATAGTGTTTATAGGCGCTAATGAAGGTCTCTTGTGTGACATCGGCAGCCTCTTCATAGTC of Chthonomonas calidirosea T49 contains these proteins:
- a CDS encoding BamA/OMP85 family outer membrane protein; this translates as MSLRPIGKQFASHVSLLLSILLITVSHQAKSALLPQAPDSLTASPQTAQQAPRIADIEVRGNHNLNSVFIISASGAKVGDLFTPQLQAQMEQNLLDTGYFGVLDPDPRNGVNVYAEEPNPPNGTCKVIIAVDENPMITNISITGTGPIKPEVVEAQLQGLKPGNVFNSKQFLTDANAIIDLYQKQHYIASFSQDVPIDAAGVLHINIIVAKVASLDFVGLHKTRKSYIMHVIKTRVGGYFNTDTLAQDRVALLNTGLFDDVRPSVTVVGTGQIAITLNFTEKRTGEIHAGAGYSDTARFIGFVELSDNNFRGLGERVALRGELGGLADRSSVELDFDEPYLGGRNTNLDVQLYDKTVYRFSSALSAASPIAPIPGTTASITNNYYTEQRAGGIVTATRPFGRFYSASLSLRAENVTTDLLNLPPQDLSIIQNGPIVSVTGFISHDTRDLYLDPSKGGVQQIGLEIGHADLSTPRTIFGIPVTGTITGSTNFLRTSLEARQYFSLSGQRPLNDPTKPETVLALRALVGASTGTLPFFEQFFMGGADTLRGYRDDRFWGKYEFLTSIELRQPLAPKFTGVLFMDIGDAWGGPYSNVNINGFSQRGFHPYIGVGPGLRIVTPLGLIRLDYGIGSEGGRIHFSFGSTF
- a CDS encoding RNA polymerase sigma factor, which translates into the protein MSPSGAAAASASAGDYVVSMNAHSSDEAERRLEFDELVAQYEKRIFNVVYRFLGDYEEAADVTQETFISAYKHYANFRGDSKVFTWLYQIARNLCINRLRRRERQRHIRIESLEQMTDPDDDSFTTRDIADWTHSPQQVLEQKELHQKILAAIDSLPIEYREVIILREFQQLSYNEIVEATGLSLENVKTRLSRARAMLRRKLEPYYRS